The following are encoded together in the Geobacter sulfurreducens PCA genome:
- the thpR gene encoding RNA 2',3'-cyclic phosphodiesterase codes for MYRLFVAIDLPGSVRAQLADLGRELDGVRLVPPDQLHLTLRFIGNADDECFQRIKDSLATVTSPPFTLALAGVGCFPSPRRPRVIWAGITPNERLTLLQRAVEKAVAAAGIPPEERPFCPHITLARLKEAIPEGFPAFQSRHGGLSAEPFTVEEFLLYSSTLTAGSALHRREASYRLTG; via the coding sequence ATGTATCGTCTTTTCGTTGCCATTGATCTGCCCGGTTCCGTCAGGGCACAGCTTGCCGATCTCGGCCGGGAACTGGACGGGGTTCGCCTAGTGCCCCCGGACCAGCTCCACCTGACCCTTCGCTTTATCGGAAATGCCGACGACGAATGCTTTCAGCGGATCAAAGACAGCCTGGCTACCGTAACGTCACCACCTTTTACCCTGGCGCTGGCAGGGGTCGGCTGTTTTCCCTCCCCACGACGCCCCCGCGTAATCTGGGCCGGGATTACCCCCAATGAGCGGCTGACCCTCCTGCAGCGCGCGGTGGAAAAGGCCGTTGCAGCGGCGGGTATTCCCCCGGAGGAGCGCCCGTTTTGCCCGCACATAACGCTGGCGCGCCTCAAGGAGGCCATACCGGAGGGTTTCCCCGCTTTCCAGTCCAGACACGGGGGACTCAGTGCGGAGCCGTTCACTGTCGAAGAATTCCTCCTCTATTCGAGCACGCTAACCGCGGGCAGTGCCCTGCACCGTCGCGAGGCGTCCTATCGATTGACCGGCTGA
- a CDS encoding putative molybdenum carrier protein, giving the protein MLNRGKLLGGTLHTVEYAQKYARPCLVVRLDAECDFATVTRWIADEKIRSSTSLDRGNLNFPVFKRKHWRFSAKSSQKVNHHVRPIHPHAPA; this is encoded by the coding sequence ATCCTCAATAGGGGGAAGCTTTTGGGCGGGACTTTGCACACGGTGGAATACGCCCAAAAATATGCTCGACCCTGCCTAGTAGTCCGTCTGGACGCTGAATGTGATTTTGCAACCGTAACGCGGTGGATCGCGGACGAGAAAATCCGGTCCTCAACATCGCTGGACCGCGGGAATCTAAATTTCCCGGTATTCAAGAGAAAGCACTGGCGTTTCTCCGCGAAGTCTTCGCAGAAAGTTAATCACCATGTGCGGCCGATTCACCCTCACGCTCCCGCCTGA
- the hemW gene encoding radical SAM family heme chaperone HemW, translating to MNEPLHLYVHIPFCLKKCRYCSFVSRSDAPLAIDDYASLVAREMEMRVAAANPLPLSPATTLYLGGGTPSLLSPAALERIIDAAARSYGLGPGAEITLEANPGTVTFQRLADFRSAGVNRLSLGVQSFDDGMLVLLGRLHTARQAREAVAATRRAGFDNIGIDLIHSLPGQTPDQWREQLACAVALNPDHVSAYGLTVEEGTPFAAMEERGELVLPDEEQSALMFEATTDVLVSAGFEHYEIANFARPHRRSRHNQVYWLRRNYLGFGAGAHSFLRAPAFGVRWKNTDDLELYRDTLAAAELPGEERTVLSRADAMAEFFFLGLRLLDGVREEDFVREFGDTMENVYGREMERLCSAGLLMREGGRLKLSRRGVILANRVFASFL from the coding sequence ATGAACGAGCCGCTGCATCTCTACGTCCATATCCCTTTCTGCCTGAAGAAGTGCCGTTATTGCTCTTTCGTTTCACGGTCGGACGCACCCCTGGCGATCGACGACTACGCATCACTCGTGGCCCGGGAGATGGAGATGCGGGTCGCGGCGGCGAATCCCCTCCCCCTCTCTCCAGCGACTACCCTCTATCTTGGCGGAGGGACCCCGTCGCTTCTGTCGCCGGCGGCCCTGGAGCGCATCATCGATGCGGCAGCGCGCAGCTATGGCCTTGGCCCCGGCGCGGAGATAACCCTGGAGGCCAATCCCGGCACCGTCACCTTCCAGCGGCTCGCCGATTTCCGCTCCGCGGGCGTGAATCGCCTCTCCCTGGGCGTCCAGTCCTTCGACGACGGGATGCTGGTCCTGCTGGGCCGGCTCCACACCGCCCGCCAAGCGAGAGAGGCCGTTGCGGCGACCCGTCGTGCCGGCTTCGACAATATCGGCATCGACCTCATCCACTCGCTTCCCGGCCAGACGCCCGACCAATGGCGCGAGCAACTGGCCTGCGCCGTGGCTCTTAATCCTGATCACGTTTCGGCCTACGGTCTCACGGTTGAGGAGGGCACCCCCTTCGCGGCCATGGAGGAGCGGGGAGAACTGGTGCTGCCCGACGAAGAGCAGTCGGCCCTCATGTTCGAAGCGACGACGGACGTGCTGGTCTCAGCCGGCTTCGAGCACTATGAGATCGCCAATTTTGCCCGTCCGCACCGGCGTTCACGCCACAATCAGGTTTACTGGCTCCGCCGAAACTACCTGGGATTCGGCGCGGGCGCCCATTCCTTTCTGCGCGCTCCGGCCTTTGGCGTGCGCTGGAAGAATACCGACGACCTGGAACTCTATCGCGACACTCTTGCGGCGGCGGAGCTTCCCGGGGAGGAGCGGACGGTCCTTTCCCGTGCCGACGCTATGGCCGAGTTTTTTTTCCTCGGGCTCCGGCTGCTGGACGGGGTGCGGGAAGAGGACTTCGTCCGGGAGTTCGGCGATACGATGGAAAACGTGTACGGCCGCGAAATGGAACGCCTCTGCTCGGCAGGACTCCTCATGCGCGAGGGGGGCAGGTTGAAGCTCTCCCGCCGGGGAGTCATCCTCGCCAACCGGGTATTCGCCTCCTTTCTCTGA
- a CDS encoding DUF2155 domain-containing protein: MKVLFRLVVVALTVMVAVAGCSKKEEQKAGGDAGAQHGQAAKKESVVVVPDNVKGKWKSVKIAVTDKAANKESVYTINVGAELAIPESNLTIAVDNFLPHFTMDGTTLTSQSNEPKNPAAQIRILEGGKEVFKGWLFSLYPTTHAFNHPKYGFTLVDFIPAN, translated from the coding sequence GTGAAGGTGTTGTTCAGGCTGGTGGTCGTTGCCCTTACCGTCATGGTAGCTGTTGCCGGGTGCTCGAAAAAGGAAGAGCAGAAAGCCGGCGGCGATGCCGGAGCACAGCACGGCCAGGCGGCAAAGAAGGAATCAGTAGTTGTTGTTCCGGATAACGTTAAGGGAAAGTGGAAGTCCGTAAAGATAGCAGTTACCGATAAGGCTGCCAACAAGGAGTCGGTTTACACCATCAACGTCGGAGCTGAGCTGGCAATTCCGGAGAGCAATCTCACGATAGCGGTAGACAATTTCCTGCCTCACTTCACGATGGACGGGACGACTCTTACCTCCCAGTCCAATGAGCCGAAGAATCCTGCCGCACAGATCCGGATTCTGGAGGGAGGGAAAGAAGTCTTCAAAGGATGGTTGTTCTCTCTGTACCCGACAACCCATGCCTTCAACCATCCCAAGTACGGTTTTACGTTGGTGGATTTTATACCCGCCAATTAA
- the dnaK gene encoding molecular chaperone DnaK produces the protein MSKVIGIDLGTTNSCVAVMEGGEPVVIANAEGSRTTPSMVAFAESGERLVGQQAKRQAVTNPENTLFAIKRLIGRKYDTEEVRKDISISPFKIVKADNGDAWVEARGKMYSAPEISAMVLQKMKQTAEDYLGETVTDAVITVPAYFNDSQRQATKDAGKIAGLNVLRIINEPTAAALAYGLDKKKDEKIAVFDLGGGTFDISILELGDGVFEVKSTNGDTFLGGEDFDQRVIDWIADEFKKDQGIDLRGDKMALQRLKEAAEKAKCELSTSMETDINLPFITADATGPKHLTMKLSRAKLEALCADLLNKLEGPCRTALKDAGLSPSEVDEVILVGGMTRMPAVQKRVQEIFGKVPNKGVNPDEVVAIGAAIQGGVLRGDVKDVLLLDVTPLSLGIETLGSVMTKLIEKNTTIPCRKSQVFSTASDNQPAVTIHVLQGEREMAIDNKTLGNFELTGIPPAPRGVPQIEVTFDIDANGIVHVSAKDLGTGKEQSIRITASSGLSKEEIDKMVKEAEAHSAEDKKKRELVEARNHADTLSYSTEKSLKEYGDKIGADEKAKIEECLANLRKAMEGSDVEVLKKATDELTQASHKLAEAVYAKAQAEGAQPGGEAAGEASAKDEKVVDADFEEVKDDKK, from the coding sequence ATGAGCAAAGTGATCGGTATCGACCTCGGCACCACCAACTCCTGCGTTGCTGTTATGGAAGGTGGTGAGCCGGTTGTCATAGCCAACGCCGAAGGAAGCCGCACCACCCCGTCCATGGTCGCATTCGCCGAGAGCGGCGAGCGGCTGGTGGGCCAGCAGGCCAAGCGTCAGGCGGTGACCAATCCGGAGAACACCCTGTTCGCCATCAAGCGGCTCATCGGCCGTAAGTACGATACGGAAGAGGTGCGCAAGGACATCTCCATCTCCCCCTTCAAGATCGTCAAGGCCGACAACGGTGACGCCTGGGTTGAGGCCCGCGGCAAGATGTACTCGGCCCCTGAGATCTCGGCCATGGTGCTCCAGAAGATGAAGCAGACAGCCGAGGACTACCTGGGCGAGACCGTGACCGACGCGGTCATCACCGTGCCGGCCTACTTCAACGACTCCCAGCGCCAAGCCACCAAGGACGCCGGCAAGATCGCCGGCCTGAACGTCCTGCGGATCATCAACGAGCCGACCGCCGCCGCATTGGCTTATGGCCTCGACAAGAAGAAGGACGAGAAGATTGCCGTTTTCGACCTGGGGGGCGGAACTTTCGACATCTCCATCCTGGAACTGGGTGACGGCGTCTTCGAGGTGAAGTCCACCAACGGCGACACCTTCCTGGGTGGCGAAGACTTCGACCAGCGGGTCATCGACTGGATCGCCGACGAATTCAAGAAGGACCAGGGGATCGACCTGCGCGGCGACAAGATGGCCCTGCAGCGCCTCAAGGAGGCCGCCGAGAAGGCCAAGTGCGAGCTCTCCACCTCCATGGAGACCGATATCAACCTTCCCTTTATCACCGCTGATGCAACCGGGCCCAAGCACCTCACCATGAAGCTGTCCCGGGCTAAGCTGGAGGCCCTGTGCGCCGACCTGCTCAACAAGCTGGAGGGGCCCTGCCGCACCGCGCTCAAGGATGCCGGTCTGTCTCCCTCCGAGGTGGACGAAGTGATTCTGGTCGGCGGCATGACACGGATGCCGGCGGTCCAGAAAAGGGTTCAGGAGATATTCGGCAAGGTTCCCAACAAGGGGGTTAACCCCGATGAGGTGGTCGCCATCGGCGCCGCCATTCAGGGCGGGGTGCTCAGGGGCGACGTGAAGGACGTGCTGTTGCTCGACGTGACCCCCCTTTCGCTCGGCATCGAGACCCTCGGCAGCGTCATGACCAAGCTCATCGAGAAGAACACCACCATCCCGTGCCGCAAGAGCCAGGTCTTCTCCACGGCCAGCGACAATCAGCCGGCGGTAACCATCCACGTGCTCCAGGGAGAGCGGGAGATGGCGATCGACAACAAGACATTGGGGAACTTCGAGCTGACCGGCATCCCGCCGGCGCCCCGCGGGGTCCCCCAGATCGAGGTAACCTTCGATATCGACGCCAACGGCATCGTTCATGTTTCCGCCAAGGATTTGGGCACCGGCAAGGAGCAATCCATCAGGATCACTGCATCCTCCGGCCTCTCCAAGGAAGAGATCGACAAGATGGTCAAGGAGGCAGAAGCTCATTCAGCCGAGGACAAGAAGAAGCGGGAGCTGGTGGAAGCCCGCAATCACGCTGATACCCTCAGCTACTCAACCGAGAAGTCTCTCAAGGAATACGGGGACAAGATCGGTGCCGACGAGAAAGCCAAGATCGAGGAATGCCTGGCAAACCTCAGAAAGGCCATGGAGGGAAGCGACGTAGAGGTCCTCAAGAAGGCCACGGACGAGCTGACCCAAGCGTCTCACAAGCTGGCAGAGGCGGTCTACGCCAAAGCCCAGGCCGAAGGCGCCCAACCAGGCGGGGAAGCGGCGGGTGAAGCCTCTGCCAAGGATGAGAAGGTTGTCGACGCCGACTTTGAAGAGGTCAAGGACGACAAGAAATAA
- the dnaJ gene encoding molecular chaperone DnaJ, producing the protein MAADKRDYYEVLGVHKNASDTEIKKAFRKLAIQYHPDKNPDDKEAEEKFKEITEAYEVLSDPQKRAQYDQFGHAGVGAGGFSGGGFGGFGAGTPFGDIFGDIFGDIFGGRPRGSRGRRGDDLQYNMELSFEEAAFGAEKEIQVPYGKRCGDCGGSGAKPGTEPKVCPTCRGAGQVRFQQGFFSVSKTCNHCNGEGRVVENPCTSCRGSGMIRDTKTLSVKVPAGVETGTRLKLSGEGGQGIKGGGNGDLYVAIAVREHPIFTREDNDVLCEIPVSFVQAALGCEIEVPTLDGKVSMKIPEGTQSGRIFRLRGKGVPQLQGYGRGDQLVIIKVETPSNLNKRQRELLEEFARISGEDVHPMKKSFFDKVMDFIS; encoded by the coding sequence TTGGCGGCAGACAAACGCGACTACTATGAGGTTCTGGGCGTCCACAAGAATGCCTCGGATACGGAAATAAAGAAGGCCTTTCGCAAACTTGCCATCCAGTACCATCCGGACAAGAATCCCGATGACAAGGAAGCGGAGGAGAAGTTCAAGGAGATTACCGAGGCCTATGAGGTTCTTTCGGATCCTCAGAAGCGGGCCCAGTACGATCAGTTCGGCCATGCCGGGGTCGGGGCGGGGGGCTTTTCGGGCGGCGGCTTCGGCGGTTTTGGCGCCGGCACCCCCTTTGGCGATATTTTCGGTGATATCTTCGGCGACATCTTCGGCGGCCGCCCTCGCGGCAGTCGCGGCCGCCGCGGCGACGACCTGCAGTACAACATGGAGCTTTCCTTCGAGGAGGCTGCGTTCGGCGCGGAGAAAGAAATTCAGGTCCCCTACGGCAAGCGCTGCGGCGATTGCGGAGGCAGTGGCGCCAAGCCGGGGACCGAGCCGAAGGTCTGCCCTACCTGCCGCGGCGCCGGCCAGGTGCGTTTCCAGCAGGGATTCTTCAGTGTCAGCAAGACCTGCAACCACTGCAACGGTGAAGGACGCGTGGTGGAGAACCCCTGTACTTCATGTCGCGGCAGCGGCATGATCCGGGACACCAAGACCCTGTCGGTCAAGGTCCCGGCCGGGGTCGAAACCGGGACGAGGCTCAAGCTCTCCGGTGAAGGGGGGCAGGGAATAAAGGGCGGTGGCAACGGCGATCTCTATGTGGCTATTGCAGTCAGGGAGCATCCCATTTTTACCCGCGAGGATAACGACGTTCTCTGCGAGATCCCCGTCAGTTTCGTGCAGGCAGCCCTCGGATGCGAGATCGAAGTACCGACTCTCGACGGCAAGGTTTCCATGAAGATTCCCGAGGGGACCCAGTCGGGACGCATCTTCAGGCTGCGTGGCAAGGGGGTTCCCCAGCTCCAGGGCTACGGGCGCGGGGACCAGCTTGTCATCATCAAGGTGGAGACACCGTCAAATCTCAATAAGCGCCAGCGGGAACTTCTGGAGGAGTTCGCCCGCATCAGCGGCGAGGACGTCCATCCCATGAAAAAGAGCTTTTTCGATAAAGTGATGGACTTTATCAGCTGA
- the serS gene encoding serine--tRNA ligase, whose protein sequence is MLDAKYLRENLEEVEARLATRGSEVSLGRFRELDERRRALLTESESLKALKNSVSEAISKVKDKSQIQDKIAEMREVGVRIKGLDDELRGIEDELQMVLLTVPNVPHPTVPVGASEADNRQVRTWGEPPCFAFDPKPHWEIGEGLGILDFERGAKLTGARFTLYRGAGARLERALVNFMLDLHTERHNYLEMLPPFVVNRESMTGTGQLPKFEDDLFHLEGVDYFLIPTAEVPVTNIHRAEILKAADLPLSYTAYTPCFRKEAGSYGKDVRGLIRQHQFNKVELVKFVHPATSYDELEKLLSNAEEVLRQLGLAYRVVELCTGDMGFSAAKTYDIEVWLPGQETYREISSCSNFEDFQSRRASIRFREDEKSKPEFVHTLNGSGLAVGRTLVAILENYQQEDGSVVIPDVLRPYMGGLQKIG, encoded by the coding sequence ATGCTTGACGCCAAATATCTGCGGGAGAATCTGGAAGAGGTGGAGGCGCGGCTTGCCACCCGGGGCTCCGAGGTGAGTCTCGGCCGGTTTCGCGAGTTGGACGAGCGTCGGCGCGCGCTCCTCACGGAGAGCGAATCACTCAAGGCGTTGAAAAACTCCGTGTCCGAAGCCATCAGCAAGGTCAAGGACAAGAGCCAGATTCAGGATAAGATCGCCGAGATGCGTGAGGTGGGGGTAAGGATCAAGGGGCTCGACGACGAGTTGCGCGGCATCGAGGACGAGCTGCAGATGGTACTGCTGACGGTCCCCAATGTGCCGCATCCGACGGTACCCGTCGGAGCGTCGGAGGCGGACAATCGTCAGGTGCGGACATGGGGTGAGCCTCCCTGTTTTGCGTTTGACCCCAAGCCCCATTGGGAGATAGGCGAAGGGCTCGGCATTCTTGATTTTGAGCGGGGAGCGAAGCTTACCGGTGCCCGGTTCACGCTCTATCGTGGTGCAGGTGCCCGATTGGAGCGCGCTCTCGTCAATTTCATGCTCGACCTGCACACCGAGCGGCACAATTATCTTGAAATGCTCCCGCCCTTCGTGGTAAACAGGGAAAGCATGACCGGAACCGGTCAGCTGCCCAAGTTTGAGGACGACCTCTTCCACCTGGAAGGGGTCGATTATTTCCTCATCCCCACGGCAGAGGTTCCCGTCACCAATATTCATCGCGCTGAAATCCTCAAAGCTGCAGACCTGCCGCTCAGCTACACGGCCTACACTCCGTGCTTCCGCAAGGAGGCCGGCTCCTACGGCAAGGACGTCCGCGGACTCATACGGCAACACCAGTTCAACAAGGTCGAGCTGGTGAAGTTTGTTCATCCCGCGACATCCTACGATGAGCTGGAAAAACTGCTCTCCAATGCCGAAGAGGTGTTGCGCCAGCTCGGACTGGCCTATCGGGTCGTTGAACTCTGTACCGGCGATATGGGGTTTTCGGCTGCCAAGACATACGATATTGAAGTCTGGCTTCCCGGCCAGGAGACCTATCGGGAAATTTCTTCGTGCAGCAACTTCGAGGATTTCCAGTCCCGGCGGGCCTCGATCCGGTTCCGGGAAGACGAAAAATCAAAGCCTGAATTCGTCCACACGCTGAACGGTTCGGGGCTTGCAGTCGGTAGAACGCTGGTGGCCATCCTTGAGAATTACCAGCAGGAAGACGGGTCGGTAGTAATCCCGGACGTGCTCCGGCCGTACATGGGGGGACTGCAGAAGATCGGCTAG
- the hrcA gene encoding heat-inducible transcriptional repressor HrcA, with translation MTDISERNKLILEAIIEDYITTAEPVGSRAVTKRHGLTLSPATVRNVMADLEEMGYLVSPHTSAGRVPTDKAYRLYVDSLLAVRRIDKVERERIRKRYAEAGRDIGAVLHETSRLLSSVSHYTGIVLAPRFSATIFRHIEFVKLGGRRILVILVADNGTVQNRLIESDEEFSSEELIRMSNYLNELLVGVPVGQVRTRILEEMRNEKVLYDKLLARALQLSEQSLNDDGAQIFIEGQTNILEQPEFADSRRMRDLFRAFEEKNQLVGLLDRCLNAQGVQIFIGAETHLSQMEGLSIITSTYLTGKNTLGVLGVIGPTRMGYAKVIPIVDYTAKLVSRLLEGE, from the coding sequence ATGACAGATATATCCGAGCGCAACAAGCTTATCCTCGAAGCCATCATCGAGGATTACATCACGACGGCGGAGCCGGTCGGCAGCCGCGCCGTGACCAAGCGGCACGGCCTGACCCTCTCGCCGGCAACGGTGCGCAACGTCATGGCCGACCTGGAGGAGATGGGGTATCTCGTCTCTCCCCATACTTCGGCGGGGCGGGTTCCCACCGACAAGGCCTATCGGCTCTACGTGGACTCGCTTCTGGCGGTTCGGCGCATCGACAAGGTGGAGCGGGAGCGGATCCGCAAGCGCTACGCGGAGGCCGGCCGGGATATTGGCGCAGTCCTTCATGAAACGAGCCGATTGCTCTCCTCGGTCTCCCACTACACGGGGATCGTCCTCGCCCCCCGCTTCTCCGCCACCATTTTCCGGCACATTGAGTTCGTAAAGCTGGGAGGGCGCCGTATCCTCGTCATCCTGGTGGCCGACAACGGCACCGTCCAGAATCGGCTCATCGAATCCGACGAGGAGTTTTCCTCCGAAGAACTGATCAGGATGTCCAACTACCTGAATGAGCTTCTGGTGGGGGTGCCGGTGGGCCAGGTCCGCACGCGGATACTGGAGGAGATGAGAAACGAGAAGGTCCTTTACGACAAGCTCCTCGCCCGTGCGCTCCAGCTTTCCGAGCAGAGCCTGAATGACGACGGCGCCCAGATCTTCATCGAGGGACAGACCAATATCCTTGAACAGCCCGAGTTCGCCGACTCGCGGCGGATGAGGGATCTCTTCCGGGCGTTCGAGGAAAAGAACCAACTGGTGGGGCTCCTGGACCGGTGCCTCAATGCCCAGGGCGTGCAGATATTTATCGGCGCCGAAACCCATCTCAGCCAGATGGAGGGTTTGAGCATCATCACCTCCACGTACCTCACGGGAAAGAACACTCTCGGCGTTCTGGGGGTCATCGGACCGACCCGGATGGGCTATGCCAAGGTGATCCCCATCGTCGACTATACCGCGAAGCTGGTCAGCAGGCTCCTGGAAGGGGAATAG
- the grpE gene encoding nucleotide exchange factor GrpE: protein MDKKKHGTVQSADETIAAAGFAGEAAQGKGEDVQSVAAEERIRQLETELAAKEAEAAANWDKFVRERADLENYRRRTQKEKEELLKYGNESLLQDILPVVDSMERALGHADSESLSAVIEGIRMTHGMLLGTLKKFGVVAVEAERGTVFDPAYHQAMCQVEVSELPPNTVVEVFQRGYLLNERLLRPAMVSVATVPKDAA from the coding sequence GTGGATAAAAAGAAACACGGCACCGTACAGAGTGCAGATGAAACCATCGCGGCCGCCGGGTTTGCCGGCGAAGCCGCTCAGGGGAAAGGCGAAGACGTGCAATCCGTTGCCGCCGAGGAGCGGATCAGGCAGCTTGAGACCGAACTGGCGGCCAAGGAGGCCGAGGCCGCTGCGAATTGGGACAAATTCGTGCGCGAGCGGGCCGACCTGGAGAACTATCGCCGTCGAACCCAGAAAGAAAAGGAAGAGCTCCTCAAGTACGGCAACGAGAGCCTCCTGCAAGACATCCTGCCAGTCGTGGACAGTATGGAGCGCGCCCTGGGCCACGCGGACAGCGAGAGCCTGTCCGCGGTTATCGAAGGGATCAGGATGACCCACGGCATGCTGTTGGGCACCCTGAAGAAATTCGGCGTGGTCGCCGTGGAGGCCGAGCGGGGAACTGTCTTCGATCCGGCGTACCACCAAGCCATGTGCCAGGTTGAGGTTTCCGAGCTCCCCCCCAATACGGTCGTCGAGGTCTTTCAGAGGGGGTATCTCCTGAATGAACGGCTTCTTCGCCCCGCCATGGTATCCGTGGCCACAGTGCCCAAGGATGCCGCGTAA
- a CDS encoding CapA family protein produces the protein MTIFPAALTLVLVLLAVPAGALAERISLSFVGDVMLAGSATDTLQRYGYSYPFSATAAELRRSDLVVGNLEAPLTDGGREFRAKRFRFKASPVAAAALKRAGFSVMTLANNHMMDFGADGLSDTIHHLNRNGIAFAGAGPSIADARREASVTVRGQTVAFLAYSLTQPIEFFATEGRPGTAPGYAGHYLADIRRVRSSADHVVVSFHWGQERAALPSPYQIETAHRAIDAGADIVIGHHPHVLQGIEIYRGSPIFYSLGNFAFGSRSPSADRSIIARVTLGEGPPIVEVIPLNVLFREVRFQPAILTGRKAADVVDRLNRLSAPFSTVITSTAGSHLVAPAEANARLARRQ, from the coding sequence ATGACCATCTTCCCCGCCGCATTGACCCTAGTGCTCGTACTGCTCGCAGTCCCTGCGGGGGCTCTCGCCGAGCGCATCAGCCTTTCTTTTGTGGGTGATGTGATGCTGGCCGGCAGCGCAACTGACACCCTCCAGCGGTACGGCTACAGCTATCCGTTTTCCGCTACCGCCGCAGAGCTGCGACGTAGCGACCTGGTGGTGGGCAACCTGGAAGCCCCCCTCACCGACGGGGGGCGCGAGTTCCGCGCCAAACGTTTCCGCTTCAAGGCTTCTCCCGTCGCGGCAGCGGCCCTGAAACGGGCCGGCTTCTCGGTCATGACACTGGCCAATAACCACATGATGGACTTTGGCGCCGATGGGTTGAGCGACACGATTCACCATCTCAATCGTAACGGCATCGCCTTCGCAGGCGCTGGGCCGTCAATTGCTGATGCCCGACGCGAAGCATCCGTGACGGTCAGGGGGCAGACCGTCGCCTTCCTGGCCTACTCGCTCACCCAGCCGATCGAATTCTTCGCCACCGAGGGACGTCCTGGCACCGCACCCGGCTACGCAGGCCACTATCTCGCGGATATCCGACGGGTCCGCAGCAGCGCCGATCATGTGGTCGTCTCCTTCCACTGGGGACAGGAGCGCGCCGCGCTACCATCGCCCTACCAGATCGAAACAGCCCATCGCGCTATCGATGCAGGGGCTGACATCGTCATCGGCCACCATCCCCATGTCCTCCAGGGAATCGAAATCTATCGCGGCAGCCCGATCTTTTACAGCCTCGGTAACTTTGCCTTCGGCAGCCGGAGCCCCTCGGCAGACCGGAGCATCATCGCCCGGGTGACCCTCGGCGAAGGACCGCCGATTGTGGAGGTCATCCCTCTCAACGTTCTTTTCCGCGAGGTACGCTTTCAACCGGCCATCCTCACGGGCCGTAAGGCGGCGGACGTAGTGGACCGGCTGAATCGTCTGTCAGCCCCCTTTAGCACGGTCATCACCTCCACCGCTGGCAGCCACCTCGTCGCGCCTGCGGAGGCTAATGCCCGGCTTGCCCGCAGGCAGTGA
- a CDS encoding SOS response-associated peptidase, which yields MCGRFTLTLPPDLLAEIIGEIEAARVQPRYNIAPAQEVAVVRQDAGGRRHLDYLRWGLIPPWAKDASVGNHMINARSETVAEKPAFRHAFRSRRCLVLASGFYEWKAEGNRKQPLYIHMKDGGPMVFAGLWESWKSPEGAIVESCTILTTYSNSLIRPLHDRMPVILGRSDWDIWLSREATSEELTPLFQPYPSDLLAMYPVGTGVNSPRNDSPDLLEPLNEP from the coding sequence ATGTGCGGCCGATTCACCCTCACGCTCCCGCCTGACCTGCTGGCCGAGATCATCGGCGAGATCGAGGCTGCCCGCGTCCAGCCACGGTACAATATCGCTCCGGCCCAGGAGGTGGCAGTGGTCCGCCAGGATGCCGGCGGCCGGCGCCATCTGGACTACCTCCGCTGGGGCCTGATTCCCCCGTGGGCCAAGGATGCCTCCGTGGGCAACCACATGATCAACGCCCGTTCCGAGACAGTGGCGGAGAAGCCTGCCTTCCGCCACGCTTTCCGCTCCCGGCGCTGTCTCGTGCTCGCCTCGGGCTTCTACGAATGGAAGGCCGAAGGGAACCGCAAACAGCCCCTCTATATCCACATGAAGGACGGCGGCCCCATGGTCTTTGCCGGGCTCTGGGAAAGCTGGAAATCCCCTGAGGGGGCAATCGTCGAATCCTGCACCATCCTCACCACGTACAGCAACAGCCTCATCCGCCCTCTCCACGACCGGATGCCCGTGATCCTCGGCCGCAGCGACTGGGACATCTGGCTGTCCCGCGAGGCGACCAGTGAGGAGCTTACCCCGCTCTTCCAGCCGTACCCCTCGGACCTTCTCGCCATGTACCCCGTGGGAACCGGCGTGAACAGCCCGCGCAACGACTCGCCGGACCTTCTCGAACCCCTGAACGAGCCGTAA